The following proteins are encoded in a genomic region of Streptomyces sp. NBC_01723:
- a CDS encoding DUF317 domain-containing protein, producing MPEVPVNVDIDYVAPRHLAGGGDPAWITVPLHRACGWSYGHDPLMPRVLLSSPDQKALLRLEPDPDGRWWTLQHAPAPDRPAWFASFDARTPVEMIATFTDALTDPTADPADNWDPQEPLLTSGWIPAYNHHRLASPDGTVRVEADETTRAWWVDTALRDFRTLLWQAHFSEHTPPHLITAFTTALTDPRPVPRTAGPSSLPTRNPDVITLSHREVPAQQVAGALEERVRSLAARRSGPPATSTHPPQRPQTERHRLR from the coding sequence ATGCCCGAGGTCCCCGTCAACGTCGACATCGACTACGTCGCCCCGCGCCACCTGGCCGGCGGCGGTGACCCCGCCTGGATCACCGTCCCCCTCCACCGTGCCTGCGGCTGGAGCTACGGTCACGACCCCCTGATGCCCCGCGTCCTGCTTTCCAGCCCCGACCAGAAGGCCCTCCTGCGGCTGGAGCCCGACCCCGACGGACGGTGGTGGACTCTGCAGCACGCCCCCGCGCCGGACCGGCCCGCCTGGTTCGCCAGCTTCGATGCCCGCACCCCCGTCGAAATGATCGCGACGTTCACCGATGCGCTGACCGATCCCACTGCCGATCCAGCAGACAACTGGGATCCGCAAGAGCCGCTTCTCACATCAGGCTGGATTCCGGCCTACAACCACCACCGGCTCGCCTCGCCCGACGGCACCGTCCGCGTCGAGGCCGACGAGACAACTCGGGCCTGGTGGGTCGACACCGCCCTCCGCGACTTCCGGACTCTGCTGTGGCAAGCCCACTTCAGCGAGCACACCCCACCGCACCTGATCACCGCGTTCACCACCGCGCTCACCGACCCCCGACCGGTGCCGCGCACCGCAGGCCCCTCCAGCCTCCCGACTCGCAACCCGGACGTCATCACCCTCTCGCACCGGGAAGTACCCGCCCAGCAGGTCGCCGGCGCCCTGGAAGAACGCGTCCGCTCCCTCGCCGCACGCCGATCCGGCCCGCCGGCGACGAGCACGCATCCTCCGCAACGGCCGCAGACCGAGCGCCACCGCCTGCGCTGA
- a CDS encoding DUF317 domain-containing protein → MKKKQWQGWGPGEQAEQHYLVQPRALAGGGDVRHVSEFLRASGWREKSKKGGPLLMESPDRTVRVAYDPYILPGGWTIHGRAGGATGEWSAHLGRQTPVEIVAGLTDALTRPRSAHAPNVWAPLQEQNWHTRFEGQDYSASSPDGTAWMQYRQGVDGSAMWWTGAQDKQGNGWTATFTPNTPMHLVQAFSTELAGPDPVMRPRGRVPHSAQIRTWSVSVKPSQLSAWQQTRITAAHAATWARNSARSTRPHTTARPYAPSGGARTRR, encoded by the coding sequence GTGAAGAAGAAGCAGTGGCAGGGCTGGGGGCCGGGCGAGCAGGCCGAGCAGCACTACCTGGTCCAGCCCCGTGCCCTGGCCGGCGGCGGTGACGTCCGGCACGTCTCGGAGTTCCTGCGCGCCTCGGGCTGGCGGGAGAAGTCCAAGAAGGGCGGCCCGCTGCTCATGGAGAGCCCGGACCGCACCGTCCGCGTCGCCTACGACCCCTACATCCTGCCGGGCGGATGGACCATCCACGGCCGGGCAGGCGGCGCGACCGGTGAATGGTCTGCGCACCTGGGCCGGCAGACTCCGGTGGAGATCGTCGCCGGTCTTACCGACGCCCTCACCCGCCCCCGCTCCGCACACGCCCCCAACGTCTGGGCACCTCTGCAGGAGCAGAACTGGCACACGCGGTTCGAGGGCCAAGACTATTCGGCGAGCAGCCCCGACGGCACCGCGTGGATGCAGTACCGCCAGGGCGTCGATGGCTCGGCGATGTGGTGGACCGGAGCGCAGGACAAGCAGGGCAACGGCTGGACGGCCACCTTCACGCCGAACACGCCGATGCACCTGGTCCAAGCCTTCTCCACCGAACTTGCCGGCCCGGACCCGGTGATGCGCCCCCGCGGACGTGTCCCGCACAGCGCCCAGATCCGGACCTGGTCGGTCTCCGTCAAGCCCTCCCAGCTCAGCGCCTGGCAGCAGACCCGGATCACAGCTGCCCACGCCGCCACCTGGGCCCGCAACAGCGCCCGAAGCACCCGGCCACACACCACCGCCCGTCCCTACGCCCCGTCCGGCGGTGCCCGGACCCGCCGCTGA
- a CDS encoding TraM recognition domain-containing protein, with translation MPPSSSSSNTDGYDLVLRLLLGVLAVVVPLSHLAWLSGNLTAYLAGGSWAPYQPTNALLRPEQVWPEAGENALLIGARIVPVLLLLALGMTALALWIRHKNRSGSRKKITGMAKARDIEPLMAKAITDKARSLRPSLKDAKHIEARDTGILLGNLQNTRHEVRMGYEDVAVAIMAPRSGKTTSLAIPSMLAAPGPVLLTSNKAAGDAFTATYEARSRVGQVWTMDPQQIAHAAREMWWNPLASATTLDGANRLAGHFLAASVDASQQGDFWSKASSNILSQLLLAAALDDRPITDIMQWLAFPADRTPLDILRDHNFAAVAAQLKGTVEGPPETRDGIYETARQYAAALLNNEIAAWVTPQKDVPEFRPSEFVTSTDTLFLLSKDGGGGASALIAACADSVMRAATAQAERAGGRLDPPMLAILDEAANVCKISDLPDLYSHLGSRGIIPITILQSYRQGQKVWGDAGMDAMWSASTVKVIGSGIDDPDFADKLSRLIGDHDVETTSTSHSESGKSTSVSMRQERILPADAIRALPKGTALCFATGMRAAMLDLRPWYREPGAQELSAASARASKAITARAVAKHAPTQSDFGTAA, from the coding sequence TTGCCCCCCTCCTCCTCCAGCAGCAACACCGACGGATACGACCTCGTCCTGCGCCTCCTGCTCGGCGTGCTCGCCGTCGTCGTCCCCCTGTCCCACCTGGCCTGGCTGTCCGGCAACCTCACCGCCTACCTCGCCGGAGGCAGCTGGGCCCCCTACCAGCCGACCAACGCCTTGCTCCGCCCCGAGCAGGTCTGGCCCGAGGCCGGGGAGAATGCCCTGCTCATCGGGGCACGCATCGTTCCCGTTCTGCTCCTCCTGGCTCTCGGGATGACGGCGCTCGCCCTGTGGATCCGGCACAAGAACCGCAGCGGCAGCCGGAAGAAGATCACCGGCATGGCCAAGGCCCGGGACATCGAACCCTTGATGGCCAAAGCGATCACCGACAAGGCCCGCTCACTGCGCCCCAGCCTCAAGGACGCCAAGCACATCGAAGCCCGCGACACCGGCATCCTCCTGGGCAACCTGCAGAACACCCGGCACGAGGTGCGCATGGGCTACGAAGATGTGGCCGTCGCCATCATGGCGCCCCGCTCGGGCAAGACCACCTCGCTCGCCATCCCCTCCATGCTCGCAGCGCCCGGCCCCGTCCTCCTGACCTCGAACAAGGCCGCAGGAGACGCATTCACCGCCACATACGAGGCCCGCTCCCGCGTCGGGCAGGTGTGGACCATGGACCCACAACAGATCGCGCACGCCGCACGCGAGATGTGGTGGAACCCCCTCGCCAGCGCGACAACCCTGGACGGAGCGAACCGGCTCGCCGGACACTTCCTCGCCGCCTCGGTAGACGCCTCCCAGCAGGGCGACTTCTGGTCCAAGGCCAGCAGCAACATCCTCTCCCAACTGCTGCTAGCCGCAGCGCTCGACGATCGGCCCATCACCGACATCATGCAGTGGCTCGCCTTCCCCGCCGACCGCACCCCGCTCGACATCCTCCGCGACCACAACTTCGCCGCCGTAGCCGCCCAGCTCAAGGGCACCGTCGAGGGCCCCCCGGAGACCCGCGACGGCATCTACGAGACCGCCCGCCAGTACGCCGCCGCCCTGCTGAACAACGAGATCGCCGCCTGGGTCACCCCCCAGAAGGACGTTCCCGAGTTCCGCCCGTCGGAGTTCGTCACCTCCACCGACACGCTGTTCCTGCTGAGCAAGGACGGCGGAGGCGGGGCCTCGGCACTGATCGCCGCGTGCGCGGACTCCGTCATGCGCGCGGCCACCGCCCAGGCCGAACGCGCCGGCGGACGCCTGGACCCGCCCATGCTGGCGATCCTCGACGAGGCCGCCAACGTGTGCAAGATCAGCGACCTGCCGGACCTGTACTCCCACCTCGGCTCCCGCGGAATCATCCCGATCACCATCCTCCAGTCCTACCGACAGGGCCAGAAGGTCTGGGGAGACGCGGGCATGGACGCCATGTGGTCCGCCTCGACCGTCAAGGTCATCGGCTCCGGCATCGACGACCCCGACTTCGCCGACAAGCTCTCCCGCCTGATCGGCGACCACGACGTGGAGACCACATCGACCTCGCACTCGGAGTCCGGCAAGAGCACGTCGGTGTCGATGCGGCAGGAACGGATCCTGCCCGCCGACGCGATCCGAGCCCTGCCCAAGGGCACCGCCCTGTGCTTCGCCACCGGCATGCGCGCCGCCATGCTCGACCTGCGGCCGTGGTACCGAGAGCCAGGAGCACAGGAGTTGTCCGCGGCGTCCGCCCGCGCGTCGAAGGCAATCACGGCTCGCGCCGTCGCGAAGCACGCGCCGACACAGTCCGACTTCGGGACGGCCGCGTGA
- a CDS encoding DUF317 domain-containing protein — MRPFAPQDRVLVSPRYLAGAGIDRLADAIGPLIHLFGWPSEHDRASGSISIHSPDGSLLVNFNSRHTHGHWWSLAHHEPYWEAHFTRQTPIEAIAAVTQALPQLLGDDRHIDRIPLTTTPLAQIAELNHWHRDNGTFTSPDGHCHLQHTPAEDTPWHFRHHVYDGFDTHWDASFTQDTPERLVAQFFTHLATTTPVERTFRDVPYLVQNLDDTLITPVHRVAVNPHVHHAGAQLGRVVHRR, encoded by the coding sequence GTGAGGCCCTTCGCGCCCCAGGACCGGGTCCTGGTCTCCCCGCGCTATCTGGCGGGAGCGGGCATCGACCGGCTCGCCGATGCGATCGGCCCGCTGATCCACCTCTTCGGCTGGCCGAGCGAGCACGATCGCGCAAGCGGAAGCATCAGCATCCACAGCCCCGACGGCAGCCTGCTCGTCAACTTCAACTCCCGGCATACCCACGGCCACTGGTGGTCCCTCGCGCACCACGAGCCGTACTGGGAAGCCCACTTCACCCGGCAGACCCCGATCGAGGCCATCGCCGCCGTCACCCAGGCTCTGCCCCAGCTGCTCGGCGACGACCGGCACATCGACCGGATCCCGCTCACCACCACCCCCCTCGCACAGATCGCCGAACTGAACCACTGGCACCGCGATAACGGCACGTTCACCTCGCCCGACGGCCACTGCCACCTGCAGCACACTCCGGCGGAAGACACCCCGTGGCACTTCCGGCACCACGTGTACGACGGCTTCGACACCCACTGGGACGCCTCCTTCACCCAGGACACCCCCGAGCGGCTCGTCGCCCAGTTCTTCACCCACCTCGCGACGACCACCCCGGTCGAGCGCACCTTCCGTGACGTCCCCTACCTCGTGCAGAACCTGGACGACACGCTCATCACCCCCGTGCACCGAGTCGCCGTGAACCCACACGTCCACCACGCCGGCGCCCAGCTCGGCCGCGTCGTACACCGCCGCTGA
- a CDS encoding relaxase/mobilization nuclease, with protein MIPRLHPRAHSPREPLAEALGRPLSPNEGLTEYTVVAHWPGLDYYTPDDEQRTWTSVEWAEHLEDPYLEHPFAASPDDDRHAILHLDVRLHPDDRELTGPEWSETAHRFARAAGIEVPGAAEHGWRWIAVQGQPGRLDLIANLIHLDGTWRTPPADILRRLADEARRIEQDLHLIPVRTGPTTRSAARTVPTATAQLAGVLTQLADEQAGPLATVRGLVEHTAYRIARQPGAAGTDTAHRLELIARRLHAIQQDLDATAAHLAQPRAAAAPAAARRTIHRSL; from the coding sequence ATAATCCCCCGCCTGCACCCGAGGGCCCACTCGCCGCGCGAGCCGCTGGCCGAGGCGCTCGGGCGGCCCCTTTCCCCGAACGAGGGCCTGACGGAGTACACCGTGGTCGCCCACTGGCCGGGCCTGGACTACTACACCCCGGACGACGAGCAGAGGACCTGGACGTCCGTTGAGTGGGCCGAGCACCTCGAAGATCCGTACCTGGAGCACCCGTTCGCTGCCAGCCCGGACGACGACCGGCACGCGATCCTCCATCTCGACGTCCGGCTCCACCCGGACGACCGGGAGCTGACCGGCCCCGAGTGGTCCGAAACCGCCCACCGGTTCGCGCGGGCCGCTGGTATCGAGGTGCCCGGCGCCGCAGAGCACGGGTGGCGGTGGATCGCTGTCCAGGGCCAGCCCGGACGTCTGGATCTGATCGCCAACCTGATCCACCTCGACGGCACCTGGCGCACCCCGCCCGCCGACATCCTGCGACGGCTTGCGGACGAAGCACGCCGCATCGAGCAGGACCTGCACCTGATCCCCGTCCGCACCGGCCCCACGACGCGGTCCGCTGCCCGTACGGTCCCGACCGCAACGGCGCAGCTCGCCGGCGTCCTCACGCAGCTCGCCGACGAACAGGCCGGCCCGCTGGCCACGGTCCGCGGACTGGTCGAGCACACCGCTTACCGGATCGCCCGCCAACCGGGGGCTGCCGGCACGGACACGGCGCACCGTCTGGAGCTGATCGCCCGCCGCCTCCACGCGATTCAGCAGGACCTGGACGCCACTGCGGCCCATCTGGCCCAGCCCCGGGCCGCCGCCGCACCGGCCGCGGCCCGGCGCACCATCCACCGATCTTTGTAG
- the trpA gene encoding tryptophan synthase subunit alpha, producing the protein MFVPAGLHPARAERRQLDQIAWAGADLFEIGLAHHDAGLDGPVIQAAYRRALSRGNVLARALRAVEHAAGLRPTVVMTYWDPVHRHGPEHLARLLADAGAAGAMVVDLPDDQAERWQAAAKDANLATPRLVPRHLADTGLATVAAGASGWLYAPASTGPTGYRGPLDVPALADFTTRLRAASPLPVVSGVGISTPALAERVAPLVDAVVIGTPVVRALMASPEQAPALTTAFAHALYPYATTETRA; encoded by the coding sequence GTGTTCGTTCCCGCCGGACTGCATCCGGCCCGCGCCGAGCGCCGTCAGCTCGACCAGATCGCTTGGGCCGGCGCCGATCTGTTCGAGATCGGCCTCGCCCACCATGACGCCGGCCTTGACGGGCCCGTCATCCAAGCCGCCTACCGCCGCGCCCTGAGCCGCGGAAACGTCCTCGCCCGCGCCCTGCGCGCGGTCGAGCACGCCGCTGGCCTTCGGCCGACCGTCGTCATGACCTACTGGGATCCAGTCCACCGGCACGGCCCCGAACACCTGGCCCGACTGCTCGCTGACGCGGGTGCCGCCGGGGCGATGGTCGTCGACCTGCCCGACGACCAGGCGGAGCGCTGGCAGGCCGCAGCGAAGGACGCGAACCTCGCCACCCCACGCCTCGTCCCGCGCCACCTCGCCGACACCGGTCTCGCCACCGTGGCCGCCGGTGCGTCGGGATGGCTCTACGCACCCGCCAGCACCGGCCCCACCGGCTACCGCGGCCCGCTCGACGTGCCCGCGCTCGCCGACTTCACGACACGCCTTCGTGCCGCGAGCCCCCTGCCCGTCGTGTCGGGCGTGGGGATCTCCACCCCGGCCCTCGCGGAACGCGTGGCGCCACTGGTGGACGCCGTCGTCATCGGCACCCCCGTCGTCCGCGCCCTGATGGCCTCCCCCGAGCAGGCCCCGGCGCTCACCACCGCGTTCGCCCACGCCCTGTACCCGTACGCCACCACGGAGACCCGTGCCTGA
- a CDS encoding DUF317 domain-containing protein, which yields MTASIDAHVRLDTHPTHPSAVQAHLAGTQARVASMALEAAGWSVAATGVLVLARIDHEEPYWAADAAKRLTAEGITVEITPRLQEAIDEEWTWVNYPMPWCTRSEIREVSSEAQKIHDDIRNGHLLIHAHAHDGHTTVAVGTYLHRGGKSVYLHGEDHLRQVADTFDSPAEALVAFEKVHAAEMRPGPAPLTDTERAAIAARSVFDVTADKSEPSRPQPDTVPVYLADAGDHDALLDSFLDEHGEFGWWRTWSDETTHAIHESQTLRIERVHETQGREIAWTVAAYETPVSDRMWHLTATGATPAPALQALLTHLADGEGWDTVIGVPVDERTVTTATQPLTEAGWKHTLTGHGIRWTSPDGQASIRFDPLTAQAPQNSATWTIWAGPDPDRPTWTITASPHTPSSLLADLSETLAHETGTRQAQPGREHRLRLAAGVSAAPAVTSGQPARRSR from the coding sequence GTGACTGCCTCCATCGACGCCCATGTCCGCCTCGACACCCACCCCACTCACCCGAGCGCCGTGCAGGCCCACCTAGCCGGCACCCAGGCCCGCGTCGCCTCCATGGCTCTGGAGGCTGCCGGCTGGAGTGTCGCCGCCACAGGCGTCCTGGTCCTGGCCCGCATCGATCACGAGGAGCCCTACTGGGCCGCCGACGCAGCCAAACGCCTGACCGCCGAAGGCATCACCGTCGAGATCACCCCGCGCCTCCAGGAGGCCATCGACGAGGAATGGACCTGGGTGAACTACCCGATGCCCTGGTGCACCCGCAGCGAAATCCGCGAGGTCTCCAGCGAGGCGCAGAAGATCCACGACGACATCCGCAACGGCCACCTCCTGATTCACGCCCACGCGCACGACGGCCACACCACCGTCGCGGTTGGCACGTACCTCCACCGGGGCGGCAAGTCCGTCTACTTGCACGGCGAGGATCATCTGCGTCAGGTCGCCGACACCTTCGACTCACCCGCGGAGGCACTGGTGGCCTTCGAGAAGGTCCACGCGGCCGAGATGCGGCCCGGCCCTGCGCCCCTGACCGACACCGAACGCGCCGCCATCGCAGCGCGTTCCGTCTTCGACGTCACCGCAGACAAGTCCGAACCGTCCCGCCCCCAGCCGGATACCGTCCCCGTCTACCTGGCCGATGCCGGTGACCACGACGCGCTCCTCGACAGCTTCCTCGACGAGCACGGCGAGTTCGGCTGGTGGCGCACCTGGTCCGATGAAACGACCCACGCCATCCACGAATCGCAGACCCTGCGCATCGAACGCGTTCACGAAACCCAAGGCCGCGAGATCGCCTGGACCGTGGCCGCCTACGAGACACCCGTCTCCGACCGCATGTGGCACCTCACCGCGACCGGCGCCACCCCCGCCCCGGCGCTGCAGGCTCTGCTAACCCACCTCGCCGACGGAGAGGGCTGGGACACGGTCATCGGCGTCCCGGTGGACGAGAGGACGGTCACCACAGCAACGCAGCCGCTCACTGAGGCGGGGTGGAAGCACACACTGACAGGGCACGGGATCCGGTGGACGTCCCCCGACGGGCAGGCAAGCATTCGGTTTGACCCACTGACCGCGCAGGCCCCCCAGAACTCTGCCACCTGGACCATCTGGGCCGGTCCCGACCCGGACCGGCCCACCTGGACCATCACCGCGTCCCCACACACCCCGAGTTCGCTGCTGGCCGACCTCTCCGAAACTCTCGCCCACGAGACGGGCACACGCCAGGCGCAGCCGGGCCGCGAGCACAGGCTCCGCCTCGCCGCCGGCGTGTCAGCGGCTCCGGCGGTCACGTCCGGCCAACCCGCCAGGCGTTCACGCTGA
- a CDS encoding IS110 family transposase: MSKRRACVWAGIDAGKGHHWAAAVDETGATLWSKKIDNDESAILSALGEILDLADEVRWAVDISGTASALLLALLAAHGQQAVYVPGRTVNRMAGAYRGEAKTDARDAYIIAETARHRRDFATIDVPAQLAAELALLTAHRSDLVADRVRMINRLRDVLTGVFPALERSFDYSAHKGALVLLTGYQTPAAIRRRGRARLTAWLANRGVRSADAVAVTALEAARTQQTALPGEEVAAQIVADLAEQILALDERLKRIEKRIRETFRSHPQAEIIESLPGMGPMLGAEFVVAAGDLTAYADAGHLASAAGLVPVPRDSGRRTGNLHRPKRYSRRLRRVFYLSAQTSIIREGPNRDFYLKKRGEGCKHVQAIIALARRRASVLWALLRDGRMFTTAPPVTQTA, from the coding sequence GTGAGCAAGCGACGAGCCTGCGTCTGGGCCGGCATCGACGCGGGTAAGGGCCACCACTGGGCTGCGGCGGTCGACGAGACCGGGGCGACCTTGTGGTCGAAGAAGATCGACAATGACGAGTCGGCGATCCTGAGCGCGCTCGGCGAGATCCTGGACCTGGCGGATGAGGTCCGCTGGGCGGTTGACATCTCCGGCACGGCCTCCGCGCTACTTCTGGCCCTGCTCGCGGCGCACGGCCAGCAGGCCGTCTACGTTCCCGGCCGCACGGTCAACCGGATGGCCGGGGCCTACCGGGGCGAGGCGAAAACCGATGCCCGTGACGCCTACATCATCGCCGAGACCGCCCGGCACCGCCGGGACTTTGCGACCATCGATGTGCCCGCCCAACTGGCGGCCGAACTAGCCCTGTTGACCGCCCATCGCTCTGACCTGGTTGCAGACAGGGTGAGGATGATCAACCGTCTCCGCGATGTCCTGACCGGCGTCTTTCCCGCTCTGGAACGGTCTTTCGACTACTCGGCTCACAAAGGTGCCCTGGTGCTGTTGACCGGCTACCAGACCCCCGCCGCGATCCGCCGCCGCGGCCGAGCCCGGCTCACGGCCTGGCTGGCCAACCGGGGCGTGCGCAGCGCTGACGCCGTCGCGGTCACTGCTCTGGAGGCTGCCCGGACCCAGCAGACCGCGCTGCCCGGCGAGGAGGTCGCCGCCCAAATCGTCGCTGACCTAGCCGAACAGATCCTGGCCCTGGATGAGCGGCTCAAGCGCATCGAGAAGCGTATCCGCGAGACCTTCCGCAGCCATCCACAAGCGGAGATCATCGAGTCGCTGCCCGGCATGGGGCCCATGCTCGGGGCCGAGTTCGTCGTGGCGGCAGGCGACCTGACCGCCTACGCGGACGCTGGTCACCTGGCGTCAGCGGCCGGACTTGTACCTGTGCCACGCGACTCCGGCCGGCGGACTGGGAACCTGCACCGGCCCAAGCGTTACAGCCGCCGTCTGCGAAGGGTGTTCTACCTGTCCGCGCAGACCAGCATCATCCGCGAGGGCCCTAATCGGGACTTCTACCTCAAGAAGCGTGGCGAGGGGTGCAAGCACGTCCAAGCCATCATCGCCCTGGCTCGCCGACGAGCGAGCGTGTTGTGGGCATTACTTCGTGACGGACGAATGTTCACGACCGCCCCGCCAGTCACGCAGACGGCTTGA
- a CDS encoding DnaB-like helicase N-terminal domain-containing protein, translating to MPHTPEPDEDGLDAVPPPQPVFHVEQALLGALLLDPHRQDDVSGITADSFSTAAHAALYAAINTLPRPDPAEHAKNTKWLDHVLTTALEEARGLTATYLHTLIQVCPWPRHAPAYARMVEAEHARRRLLTAAEHLVHTVHDAGIPLPVQTVLAEADALAAVVDDIANRFPPRSGVLPRTPAPPPDLAPDYAEAVEEEQLLLATATARPDDIDAVRWLVPDDLAVPLHAGLWQCLTTLARRGEPIDPVTVLWEAQQRGLLDDGSEPGEVLRMLAEPAGSVGHWAERALQRSLLATAKHTGRRIEAYAGDPANTPFQLVVGARRALADIAAVRTRWQHATGTTPPQQRRPAPAIRAGPPTTTAAHSARPTRATR from the coding sequence ATGCCCCACACCCCCGAACCCGACGAAGACGGTCTCGACGCCGTCCCACCGCCCCAGCCGGTGTTCCACGTCGAGCAGGCCCTCCTGGGGGCCCTCCTCCTCGACCCGCACCGCCAGGACGACGTGAGCGGCATCACCGCCGACTCCTTCTCCACCGCCGCGCACGCCGCCCTGTACGCAGCGATCAACACCCTGCCGCGACCCGACCCCGCCGAACACGCGAAGAACACCAAGTGGCTCGACCACGTGCTCACCACCGCCCTGGAGGAGGCACGCGGCCTGACCGCCACCTACCTGCACACCCTCATCCAGGTCTGCCCCTGGCCCCGCCACGCCCCCGCCTACGCCCGCATGGTCGAGGCCGAGCACGCCCGCCGCCGCCTGCTGACGGCCGCCGAACACCTCGTCCACACCGTCCACGACGCCGGCATCCCGCTCCCCGTCCAGACGGTGCTCGCCGAGGCCGACGCGCTCGCCGCGGTCGTGGACGACATCGCGAACCGCTTCCCCCCGCGCTCCGGCGTCCTCCCCCGTACCCCGGCACCGCCCCCCGATCTCGCCCCGGACTACGCCGAGGCGGTCGAGGAGGAGCAACTGCTGCTCGCCACCGCCACCGCCCGCCCTGACGACATCGACGCCGTGCGGTGGCTGGTCCCTGACGACCTCGCCGTGCCGCTGCACGCCGGCCTGTGGCAGTGCCTGACCACCCTCGCCCGCCGAGGCGAGCCCATCGATCCCGTCACCGTCCTGTGGGAAGCCCAGCAGCGCGGCCTGCTGGACGACGGCAGTGAACCAGGCGAAGTCCTGCGCATGCTGGCCGAACCGGCCGGATCCGTCGGGCACTGGGCCGAACGCGCCCTGCAGCGCTCCCTCCTGGCCACGGCCAAGCACACCGGACGCCGCATCGAGGCGTACGCCGGCGACCCGGCGAACACCCCCTTCCAGCTCGTCGTCGGCGCCCGCCGCGCCCTCGCCGACATCGCCGCCGTCCGCACCCGCTGGCAGCACGCCACCGGAACCACCCCGCCACAGCAGCGGCGACCGGCGCCTGCCATCCGCGCCGGCCCTCCGACCACCACGGCCGCACACTCCGCCCGACCCACACGAGCAACCCGATAA
- a CDS encoding XF1762 family protein produces the protein MSDAPLHLVPVRSREAKDFVRTWHRHHPPPAGQIFAVGAADERGTLRAVAIVGRPVARHLDDGATLEVTRTATDGARNANSLLYGAAWRAAKALGYRRLITYTQDGESGASLRGAGWRVIASRPPRAGWHTPSRPRTGHGNDHVSRLLWEAL, from the coding sequence GTGAGCGACGCCCCGCTGCACCTGGTGCCGGTCCGCTCCCGTGAAGCGAAGGACTTCGTACGCACCTGGCACCGTCACCACCCGCCGCCCGCAGGACAGATCTTCGCGGTCGGCGCCGCCGACGAGAGGGGCACGCTGCGCGCCGTGGCCATCGTCGGCCGACCGGTGGCCCGTCACCTGGACGACGGCGCCACCCTCGAAGTCACCCGGACCGCCACCGACGGCGCCCGCAACGCCAACTCACTGCTCTACGGCGCCGCGTGGCGGGCGGCGAAGGCCCTCGGCTACCGACGGCTGATCACCTACACGCAGGACGGCGAGAGCGGCGCATCACTGCGCGGCGCCGGGTGGCGCGTCATCGCCAGCAGGCCGCCCCGCGCCGGATGGCACACCCCGTCCCGCCCACGAACCGGCCACGGCAACGACCACGTCAGCCGCCTGCTGTGGGAAGCCCTCTGA
- a CDS encoding DUF317 domain-containing protein, giving the protein MPLSKRQLDAFADKHAGQIPFDTSPRHLAGPGDARHVTHGLAAAGWATVSDPLSAEIVMASPDHRYRLQFDPQSATSAWWRLRAAPGDNDHGWYAEFGELVPAEVLAGLTDALITPPSSQPDPWQPVTSAGWQYEDAGRALSPDSLCRIEHRPMSEFHERPSWHIEVRTSSDESFPGPRIWHAFLDEHVPDRLAGAFLGALTDQSPLQRGMFDRTAHYSAVKEPSPLRPQQVVDAHTARVKTLRAQARAVRRQQTTPATPPAPTTAVQPAARR; this is encoded by the coding sequence GTGCCGTTGAGCAAGCGCCAGCTCGACGCCTTCGCCGACAAGCACGCCGGGCAGATCCCCTTCGACACCAGCCCCCGCCACCTCGCCGGCCCGGGCGACGCCCGCCACGTCACCCACGGCCTGGCCGCGGCCGGATGGGCCACGGTCTCCGACCCGCTCAGCGCCGAGATCGTGATGGCCAGCCCCGATCACCGCTACCGCCTGCAGTTCGACCCGCAGTCCGCCACCTCCGCCTGGTGGCGGCTGCGGGCCGCCCCCGGCGACAACGACCATGGCTGGTACGCCGAGTTCGGTGAACTCGTGCCGGCCGAGGTCCTCGCCGGCCTCACCGATGCCCTCATCACACCGCCCTCATCGCAACCGGACCCCTGGCAGCCCGTGACCAGCGCAGGCTGGCAGTACGAGGATGCCGGAAGAGCGCTCTCTCCGGACTCACTGTGCCGGATCGAGCACCGCCCCATGAGTGAGTTCCATGAACGCCCGTCCTGGCACATCGAGGTCAGGACAAGCAGCGACGAATCATTCCCGGGCCCGCGGATCTGGCACGCCTTCCTCGACGAGCACGTTCCCGATCGGCTCGCCGGTGCCTTCCTGGGCGCGCTGACCGACCAGAGCCCGCTGCAGCGCGGCATGTTCGACCGCACCGCCCACTACAGCGCCGTAAAAGAGCCGAGCCCGCTGCGCCCGCAGCAGGTAGTCGACGCGCACACCGCCCGGGTGAAGACGCTCCGCGCACAGGCCCGCGCCGTGCGCCGTCAGCAGACCACCCCCGCGACACCCCCGGCGCCCACGACCGCCGTCCAGCCGGCCGCCCGCCGCTGA